The following proteins come from a genomic window of Rhipicephalus microplus isolate Deutch F79 unplaced genomic scaffold, USDA_Rmic scaffold_67, whole genome shotgun sequence:
- the LOC119178642 gene encoding mid1-interacting protein 1A, giving the protein MESANSLSPRRLSAIGGSQKSRRQSYAGQSPSQDSAPAGGQLKRVPTVSGPVSGLDNINMYRLDANHRASSSSASRRTSRNEDSFTCSQQSILSAMDRFVKSVNNMDATVLVPSRLRDMDLTDKAGRAPPANLMQTDLYSFYNMLNDVKNELLWGPSAAATSAVVPLTGALLRPPPKHTRQPSDDSLGSTGSTSDTDSDVDSVVTDRDGLEQSLHLAAAFRHHLQGLHAILHQLADSADYLACRYQEEVDASAL; this is encoded by the coding sequence ATGGAGAGTGCAAACAGTCTGAGCCCCCGGCGACTTTCCGCCATTGGTGGTAGTCAAAAGTCGCGGCGACAGTCTTACGCGGGGCAGTCTCCCTCACAGGACTCTGCTCCTGCCGGCGGCCAACTCAAGCGGGTGCCCACTGTGAGCGGACCGGTGTCTGGACTGGACAACATAAACATGTATCGGCTCGACGCTAACCACCGGGCCTCGAGCTCGAGCGCGTCCCGGCGCACCAGCCGCAACGAGGATTCCTTCACCTGTTCGCAGCAGAGCATCCTCAGCGCCATGGATCGGTTCGTCAAGTCCGTGAACAACATGGATGCCACGGTGCTGGTGCCTTCGAGATTGCGTGACATGGACCTCACCGACAAGGCGGGACGTGCGCCGCCCGCGAACCTGATGCAGACCGACCTCTACTCATTCTACAACATGCTCAACGACGTCAAGAACGAGCTGCTGTGGGGGCCCAGCGCGGCCGCCACCTCGGCCGTTGTGCCGCTGACCGGGGCGCTGCTACGGCCGCCCCCGAAGCACACGCGGCAGCCCTCAGACGACAGCCTCGGCTCCACGGGATCCACGTCCGACACTGATTCGGACGTCGACAGCGTGGTCACGGACCGCGACGGGCTCGAGCAGAGCCTTCACCTGGCCGCCGCCTTCAGGCATCACCTGCAAGGACTGCACGCCATCCTGCACCAGCTCGCCGACTCGGCCGACTACCTGGCGTGCAGGTACCAGGAGGAAGTGGACGCGTCGGCACTCTGA